Proteins from one Salvelinus alpinus chromosome 34, SLU_Salpinus.1, whole genome shotgun sequence genomic window:
- the spata7 gene encoding spermatogenesis-associated protein 7 homolog yields MSLKSSPFCPRSSSRLTQCIIQDHMVSHYKKVYSAKAAIDSSVPKSMLSSVKYNDQLRREQLRKDASRSDRRPQSAGSHSQRSSRANTKASCPSQNTQSGAGQESAYFYLGSSMISTPRINTSFHAKQIVYPPQMVGGSGSPPHFFHCASEYSYRSPNSQRQQPARSCATTGTQSGYKAFQDPVQKTYSGDLIQKHAHRFTQDKPFTPRTLKSDSRSYLSQYRYYTPPRGKPAQDQERTIPRLTRQETYHGSTRTKECSSAEWDDQPLGHGTEHEWSDADDEPHTLNLSVFGQRSKGNKSVSSDHFHPSFRVSPEGMTSPIMKRVSAEEEEFMYLEFIADVTNEILSRGLYSDRVLEWVFERHVDKNKHLLDEDKMCHLLETLRNDLQSPANTPTFSAEPKNGEETELDLLHSHLQGLESLDRGALSETKEDNDLFPCALFIQDSGGLENVVPLSVSTPLYGSPPPKMTDSDSLPVGSPDADGGAEGLDEHNHDRENYFPPPLGENTPLTLEEDHNQNLEDNYGGLSKDLEDLERNLSESLHVSNAPNSLRPVVTENINTVASFSDDEF; encoded by the exons ATGAGTTTAAAAAGCAGCC CGTTCTGCCCTCGGTCGTCGAGCAGACTAACTCAGTGCATTATTCAAGACCATATGGTGTCCCATTATAAAAAGGTGTATTCAGCTAAAG CTGCCATTGATTCATCAGTACCCAAAAGTATGCTAAGCAGTGTAAAAT ACAATGACCAGTTACGGCGGGAGCAGTTGAGGAAAGATGCGTCCAGGTCTGATAGACggcctcagtcagctggttcacACTCACAGAGGAGCAGCAGAGCCAACACCAAAGCCTCCTGCCCATCACAAAATACCCAA AGTGGAGCAGGTCAAGAAAGTGCCTATTTCTACCTGGGAAGCTCAATGATTTCCACCCCAAGAATCAACACCTCCTTTCACGCCAAGCAAATAGTTTACCCGCCCCAAATGGTCGGCGGGTCTGGGAGCCCCCCGCACTTCTTCCACTGTGCATCAGAGTACAGCTATAGGAGCCCAAACTCCCAGAGGCAGCAGCCAGCCCGCTCCTGCGCCACCACAGGTACCCAGAGTGGCTACAAGGCCTTTCAGGACCCTGTCCAGAAGACCTACAGTGGGGACCTGATTCAGAAACACGCCCACCGCTTCACCCAGGACAAGCCCTTCACTCCCAGGACTCTGAAGTCAGACAGCAGGTCCTATCTGTCTCAGTATCGCTACTACACACCTCCTCGCGGTAAACCAGCCCAGGACCAGGAGAGGACCATCCCCAGACTGACACGGCAGGAGACCTATCATGGAAG CACACGAACCAAGGAATGCTCATCGGCTGAATGGGATGATCAACCCCTG GGACATGGTACAGAGCATGAGTGGTCGGATGCAGACGATGAGCCCCATACACTGAATCTGTCAGTATTTGGACAACGAAGCAAGGGAAACAAGAGCGTAAGCAGCGATCACTTCCATCCCTCATTCAG GGTTTCACCAGAAGGAATGACATCTCCTATCATGAAGAGGGTGTCTGCAGA GGAGGAAGAATTTATGTACCTTGAATTTATTGCTGATGTAACAAATGAAATCTTGTCCAGGGGCCTGTACTCTGACAG GGTCTTAGAGTGGGTGTTTGAACGTCACGTTGACAAGAATAAACATCTATTGGATGAG GACAAAATGTGCCACCTTCTGGAGACTCTGCGCAATGACTTGCAAAGTCCAGCCAACACACCTACATTTAGTGCAGAGCCTAAGAATGGTGAGGAGACAGAGCTTGACCTTCTTCATAGTCATCTACAGGGTCTGGAGTCTCTGGACAGAGGAGCACTATCAGAAACCAAAGAGGACAATGACCTTTTTCCCTGTGCATTGTTTATCCAGGACAGTGGTGGGCTAGAGAATGTTGTTCCATTGTCAGTGTCTACCCCGTTATATGGTAGCCCTCCTCCTAAGATGACTGACTCTGACAGTCTGCCTGTTGGTTCACCTGATGCTGATGGAGGTGCAGAGGGCCTGGATGAGCACAATCATGACAGGGAAAATTACTTTCCTCCTCCACTTGGTGAAAATACCCCTCTGACCCTTGAGGAGGACCACAATCAAAACCTAGAAGACAATTATGGTGGACTATCCAAAGACCTGGAAGATCTCGAGAGAAATCTGTCCGAGTCATTGCATGTTTCCAATGCACCTAATTCCTTAAGGCCAGTAGTCACTGAGAATATAAACACAGTAGCCTCTTTCAGTGATGATGAGTTCTGA